Proteins from a single region of Labedella gwakjiensis:
- a CDS encoding acyl-CoA thioesterase translates to MNPIESLLHTLDLTDTGARTTEDIYTGPSQWMPHGRVYGGQVLAQSLTASMRTVAPDRSVHSMHGYFLRAGDASQEITFAVDRIHDGRSFSTRRTQAYQNGVPILSLIASFQDEDDGLDHQHAAPVGVPQPEDLPSAADLLGDLDHPVAQTWARDRPFDMRHIPSPIYLSVEGEHVDRQAVWMRATSPLPDSPLIHQAALAYASDYTILEPVLRRHGIPWATPGAKIASLDHAMWWHRPARVDDWLLYVQDSPSAVGGRGLSRGAFYTRDGVLVASVAQEGMIRIPSTR, encoded by the coding sequence ATGAACCCCATCGAGTCGCTCTTGCACACGCTGGATCTCACGGACACGGGGGCACGCACCACGGAGGACATCTACACCGGACCGTCGCAGTGGATGCCTCACGGCCGCGTGTACGGCGGTCAGGTCCTCGCGCAGTCGCTCACCGCCTCCATGCGGACGGTCGCGCCCGACCGTTCGGTCCACTCGATGCACGGCTACTTCCTGCGAGCCGGCGATGCGAGCCAGGAGATCACGTTCGCGGTCGATCGCATCCACGACGGGCGGTCCTTCTCCACCCGTCGCACGCAGGCTTACCAGAACGGTGTCCCCATCCTGTCGCTCATCGCCTCGTTCCAGGACGAAGACGATGGCCTGGATCATCAGCACGCCGCTCCTGTGGGCGTTCCACAGCCAGAGGACCTCCCGTCTGCAGCCGATCTCCTCGGCGATCTCGACCACCCCGTGGCCCAGACCTGGGCTCGGGACCGCCCCTTCGACATGCGGCACATACCGTCGCCGATCTACCTGAGCGTGGAGGGCGAGCACGTCGACCGTCAGGCGGTATGGATGCGCGCGACGAGTCCCCTTCCCGACTCGCCCCTGATCCATCAGGCGGCGCTCGCCTACGCGAGCGACTACACGATCCTGGAGCCCGTCCTCCGCCGGCACGGCATCCCGTGGGCGACCCCTGGAGCGAAGATCGCCAGCCTCGATCACGCGATGTGGTGGCACCGCCCCGCCCGCGTCGACGATTGGCTCCTCTACGTGCAGGACTCCCCGAGCGCGGTGGGCGGACGGGGTCTCTCCCGGGGTGCCTTCTACACGCGCGACGGTGTCCTCGTCGCGAGCGTCGCCCAGGAGGGAATGATCCGCATCCCGTCGACTCGCTGA
- a CDS encoding acyl-CoA thioesterase: MRLHVPVHLRWGDLDAYNHVNNVELMRLLEEARVRAFWRSDEDGDGVDRGMALIEAEAGSDTITLIARHEVAYVAPIAYRRAPLDVQLWISHLGGASLDVCYDVYGTGETSRDLYARAVSTIVLVDSSTSRPRRITDEERSAWSVYLGDPLQLGRKRD; this comes from the coding sequence ATGCGCCTGCACGTCCCCGTCCATCTGCGCTGGGGCGACCTCGATGCGTACAACCACGTCAACAACGTGGAACTCATGCGCCTGCTCGAAGAGGCGCGTGTGCGCGCCTTCTGGCGGAGCGATGAAGACGGCGACGGCGTCGACCGCGGCATGGCGCTCATCGAGGCGGAGGCCGGATCCGACACGATCACGCTCATCGCACGGCACGAGGTCGCCTATGTCGCACCGATCGCCTATCGTCGGGCTCCGCTCGACGTGCAGCTGTGGATCTCGCACCTCGGCGGAGCGAGCCTCGACGTCTGCTACGACGTCTACGGCACGGGTGAGACGTCGCGTGACCTCTACGCGCGAGCGGTGAGCACCATCGTCCTCGTGGACTCGTCCACGAGCCGTCCGCGGCGCATCACGGACGAGGAGCGCTCTGCGTGGTCGGTCTACCTCGGAGACCCCCTCCAGCTGGGACGCAAACGCGACTGA